The DNA segment TAGTTCACCTGAACCAAGTAACATTATTTTTAATTGCGACTGAGTTTTTGCCGTACCAAGACAAAACATAGAACTTATCATCCTTTTATTTATATTTTAAATCTAGTTTATGACCAATCAAGAATCACTTTACCACATTGACCAGATTTCATAATTTCAAAACCTTCCTTGTAGTCTGCTACAGGTAATTCATGCGTAATAACATTAGAGACATCTAACCCACCATCTAACATGCTAATCATTTTATACCAAGTTTCAAACATCTCACGGCCATAAATACCTTTCAGCTTAAGGCCTTGCCAGACAATTTTATTCCAGTTAATCTCAACTTCTGAGTTACCGGCAATACCTAATATAGCAATTCTTCCTCCATTACTCATCGAGCTAATCATCGCATTAATTGCCTCATGATGGCCTGAGACTTCAAGACCAACATCAAACCCTTCAGTCATATTAATTTTTTTCATTATCTGCTGTAGTTTATCTGCTTGATCAGACGCTTTAGGTAGATTTTTCACATTTAATGTAACATCCGCACCCATTTGCTTTGCCATTTCTAAACGATAATCATTAATATCTGTAACAACAATACGCCTTGCTCCTACATGGCGACAAACCGCTGCTGCCATGATGCCAATCGGGCCTGCACCAGTAATTAAAACATCTTCACCAATAAGATCAAATGATAACGCAGTATGCACAGCATTACCAAATGGATCAAACATACTTGCAACACGATCTTCAACAAATTCTGGAACTTTAAAAACATTGTCTTCTGGAATCACTAAATATTCAGCAAAAGCACCTTGGCGATTAACACCCACGCCAACCGTATTAGGACATAAATGTCGCTTACCTGCTCGACAATTTCGACAATAGCCACAAACAATATGTCCCTCACCTGAAACACGATCTCCTACTTGATAGCCTGTCACTTCAATACCTGTCTGAACAACTTCACCAACAAATTCATGACCAACTGCCATCGGGACTGGAATTGTTTTTTGTGCCCATTCATCCCATAAATAAATATGTAAATCTGTGCCACAGATCGCTGTTTTTTTAATTTTAATTAAAACATCATTATGACCGACTTCAGGCTCAGCAATATCAGTCATCCATATGCCAGGTTCAGCTTTTAATTTAGATAGCGCTTTCATGTTTTATAATTCCCATTTCTCGTGCAACAATAGTAAATGCTTTAATCGTTCTTTCTATCTGCTCTGGCGTATGACTAGCTGACATTTGGGTTCTAATTCGCGCAAGGCCTTTAGGCACAACAGGATAAGAAAATGCAATTACATAAATGCCATGCTCAAGTAACTTATCTGCAAAAACACTCGCTTTTTTCTCATCATAAATCATGACAGGAATAATTGGATGCTGACCAGGAATTAAGTCAAAACCAGCCTTTTCCATACCTTCTCTAAATAGTTTTTGATTTCTTTCTAAATTTGCTCTTCGAGCATCAGCATTTTCA comes from the bacterium SCSIO 12844 genome and includes:
- the tdh gene encoding L-threonine 3-dehydrogenase, producing MKALSKLKAEPGIWMTDIAEPEVGHNDVLIKIKKTAICGTDLHIYLWDEWAQKTIPVPMAVGHEFVGEVVQTGIEVTGYQVGDRVSGEGHIVCGYCRNCRAGKRHLCPNTVGVGVNRQGAFAEYLVIPEDNVFKVPEFVEDRVASMFDPFGNAVHTALSFDLIGEDVLITGAGPIGIMAAAVCRHVGARRIVVTDINDYRLEMAKQMGADVTLNVKNLPKASDQADKLQQIMKKINMTEGFDVGLEVSGHHEAINAMISSMSNGGRIAILGIAGNSEVEINWNKIVWQGLKLKGIYGREMFETWYKMISMLDGGLDVSNVITHELPVADYKEGFEIMKSGQCGKVILDWS